The Novosphingobium aromaticivorans DSM 12444 genome segment GCCGGTCTTCACTCCGTCTGCGCCCTCCGTATGCCCATACAAGGGGTTGTGGTTAGGCTGGGTAATGCCATTCCAGGTCATCGTGGCGTGGCCGTAAAACCGCTTGTACAGGTCCGGAAAGCGCGTCATCAGCGCGCCGCTCAGCTTCGCGAGATCGTCTGCCGTCACATAGGTCTGGCCTTCGTCCATCCACCCGTTCGGCGTGTTGAAGTGACTGTCGCGCATGCCGAGCTGCAGCGCCGCCTCGTTCATCAGCCGGGTGAACGCGGGTACTGATCCGACCGCGCCTTCGGCCAGCACCACACAGGCATCGTTGGCCGAAACGGTGACAATGCCCTCGATCAGTTCTGCGACCGTCGGTTGCGCTTCTGCGGGCAGGAACATCGTACTGCCCACGTTCTTCCACTTGCGAAATGTCTCCGGCCGGATCGAAATACGTTGATCGAGCCGCAGCTTGCCCTTTCGAACAAGATCGAACGCGACATAGCTGGTCATGATCTTGGTGATCGAAGCCGGCACGAAACGCCTGTGTACGTCTCGCGCATAAAGCGTCCGTCCCGATCCGGAGTCAACGAGAAGGGCTATGGGCGCGTCGATGCGTGGCAGCGACGTCATGGCGGCATCCAGCCCCACTTCGGGCGCAGCCGCCTGTACCGGCATGGCGCCCACAATCAATCCAGCGGCGACGGCAACGAACTTCAGGCGCAAAAGGCATTCCCCGGTCACACGGAGCCGCCGCACCAGGGCTCAAGGAGCAGCGACGACCCTCGCGTCGGCATAGCCCGCCGCGCGCACCTTCGCCAGCGCCGCGTCAGCTTGTCCACGATCCTTGTGTGGCCCGGTTCGCACACGCCAGACTTTGCCCCCTGAGGTTGCTGTACCGCCCAGCGCCCGCGCAACCTTTTCAGCACGTTCGC includes the following:
- a CDS encoding D-alanyl-D-alanine carboxypeptidase family protein is translated as MRLKFVAVAAGLIVGAMPVQAAAPEVGLDAAMTSLPRIDAPIALLVDSGSGRTLYARDVHRRFVPASITKIMTSYVAFDLVRKGKLRLDQRISIRPETFRKWKNVGSTMFLPAEAQPTVAELIEGIVTVSANDACVVLAEGAVGSVPAFTRLMNEAALQLGMRDSHFNTPNGWMDEGQTYVTADDLAKLSGALMTRFPDLYKRFYGHATMTWNGITQPNHNPLYGHTEGADGVKTGFTNEAGYGFVGSAERGGRRLIMVLGGYDRPIDRTNQSRALIEWGFSAWESHPLFKAGAPVGVAEVQGGAERQVSLVAPRALGVTTPQGQKPRYTLSIRYKGPLRAPIAKGETVASLLVRVPGEPVHALPLVAANAVPKGGVASRLRNGLLGLVGL